From Fimbriimonadia bacterium:
CGGATCGAGTCTATGATCGCGGTACTCGTAAAGGTGAAAGACGACCCGTACAGGTCGAACTCCGTCCAGTCGTTTGCCGCGTCGACATCGGCGTCGGAAGCGGCTACCGTCTCGCCCGGTCCGTACACCCTGTACTGGAAGACCCCTGGGCGAGGATCGGTCTTGATGCGGGCCACGATGAAGTACACCCGTCCGTTCAGGATGTCGCCCCCGTTACCGCCGTGCGGATACACGCGTGCCCCGAAGGTCGTGTCGTTGTTTACTCCTCCAATGTACATGGCTACACTGCTGCCGGAGCGGAACTCGATGCCGCAGTCAAGCACGTCGAACGGGTCACCCGTGTTGTAGCGTTTGAACAAGAAGCTGACGAACAGGGTATCCGGCCCACCGAGGTTCATCCACGCAGCCTGGTCGAGACTCCGCGAGCCGCTCCTACCGCCAAGGTGGTAGACCCTATCGTTGTAAGCGTATCCCGGCGTAGGAGATACCGGGAAGGAAGTTGGCACCAAGCCGTCGGGCTGCACGAGGAGGTCGGAGTTCCAAGGGCCGGCGAAGCCCAGCCCACCGGTCTGTAGGTGAAGGCTGGTGGACTGATAGCCGAAGCCCTCGTATGCGAGGGTCTCTGCACTGGCGGTGGTCGAGAGCGCTGTCGCAAGGGCAGCGGCGAATAAGCCTAGATTGTGTAAACGTACTTTCACCGAATGGCACGATCTCCAGGTCGTGATAGGACGGAACACTCTGCGATAGCCCGATATTTAGCATTATTATACCATATATTCTGCTATTCTGCGTCGGCGCGTCATCACTCGTGCACGTGACTCGGGCGCCGATACCGCGGGTCAGTCAGGGTTGGCCCGCGGGCGGGTCGAGGCGGGGGAGGCGGCCCTCCTCGTACTCGCCCACCATGGCGAACGCGAGCTGGCACGCGAACGTCCAGAGCGGGACGACCGACTCCGACTCCGGAAGCTGCAGCATCCGTGCCAAGAAATCTTTGATGATGCTCTCATAGGAGGCCGTCGGCTCGTCGAGGTCCAGGCGACCTGGATTCGCGGCACCAAACTCCTCCTGCTCCAGCTTCGCTAGGAACTCCACTACGTTGGCGGGAGTGGCTCGGCCTAGGTCTTGGCCGAACTCCGCAAACACCTTGTCCCGGAACTGGTGAAGTCTCATTGCATCCCCTCGACACGGCTCCAAGATACCGGATGGAACGCTCCGGCGGCTCAGGGGCATCCCTGTGAAACCAGGTACAATCCTCGATGCGAGCCGCTCGGCTCGTCAAGCGCTGCGTAAAGGAGCCGTGAATGCGCAAGCAAGTGAAGAACCAGAACCCGTTCGAGACGTCCATCAAGCTGCTCAACGCGGTGGTTGCGGACGAGTTGACCGCAGTCATGCAGTACATGTATTTCCACTTCCGCTGCGACGATATGGGCTACAAGCCGATTGCTGCGCTCTTTCGCCGGATCGGCATTCAGGAGATGATGCACGTGGAGTGGGCTGCCGAGCGCGCGATGTTCCTCAAAGGCGAAGTGGAGATGGTCCCCTCCGGGAAGGTTAACAAGATTCACGACGTACGGGAGATGCTGGCAAAGGCGCGGGACATGGAGATGGAAGCGCGTCTGGACTATGCCAAGATGGCCGCCGAGGCGACTGCAGCCGGCGACTTCCTCACCAAGGACTTATTCGAGCGTCTCATCGCCGACGAAGAAAGCCACTGGGACCAGTTCGACCAGCAAGTGGACCACATAGACAACTTCGGCGAGGCCTACCTCGCGCTGCAGTCCTTCGAGGGCGAGCAGCCCGCCGCAGCAGAGTAGAGCGCTAGTCCAAACATCCGCGTCGTCGAAGTGCAGGGATGTGCGACAATGCGTCCACTCCTTCGATGGCTCATCTCGCCCTGTATCGTAAGTACCGCCCGAAGGCGTTCGACGAGGTCGTCGGGCAAGAGCACGTGACGCGGCCCTTAGGAAACTCCGTGGATCGCGGCACGTTCGTTCATGCCTACCTCTTTAGCGGACCCAGGGGGTGCGGCAAGACCTCTACCGCCCGACTCCTCGCCCAAGCGCTCAACTGCGAGAAGGGCCCCACCTCGAGGCCGTGCGGTGAGTGCGCCTTCTGCCAAACGATCCCCGCTGGTCGGTGCGTGGACGTCGTAGAAATGGACGCCGCATCCGAAACCGGCATAGACGACATCCGCGAATCGGTGATCGAGCGCGCCAAGTTCCCGCCGATGGAGACGCGGTTCAAGGTGTACATCATAGACGAGGTACACGACCTCTCCGCGAAAGCGTTCGACGCGCTGCTGAAAACCATCGAAGAGCCGCCGCAGCACGTGGTGTTCGTGCTCGCCACCACCGAGTGGAGCAAGGTGCCGCCCACCATTCGCAGCCGATGCCAGCAGCACGAGTTCCGGCGCGGCTCCGTGCCGAACCTCGTGGCCCGGCTGAAGACCGTGGCCGCCGCCGAGGGTATCGAGGTAGAGCCGGGCGCTCTTGCGACCATCGCACGCATGGCAGACGGCGGCTTCCGGGACAGCCTATCGCTGCTGGAACTGGTCGCGGGCTTGGCGGATGGCAAGATCACCCACGAGCTGGTGAACTCCACACTCGGTCTCATCTCCGAGGAAGCTGCGGCGGATATCCTGGTCGCATGCTCAGAGCGGGATGGGGCCAGGCTGCTCGCGAGACTGGACGAGGTGCTCGACTCGGGCAAGGAGCCGCGCACGATCTTGGAGTCGATCCTGTACAAGGTCGAGGAGTTGACGCGCGTTGCGCATGGGACGCCGATGCCGGGCGTGGAGCCGGACCGCATGGCGCTCCTGCAGGAGCAGGTAGCGCGCATCGGCAAGGACACGCTCCT
This genomic window contains:
- a CDS encoding bacterioferritin; this encodes MRKQVKNQNPFETSIKLLNAVVADELTAVMQYMYFHFRCDDMGYKPIAALFRRIGIQEMMHVEWAAERAMFLKGEVEMVPSGKVNKIHDVREMLAKARDMEMEARLDYAKMAAEATAAGDFLTKDLFERLIADEESHWDQFDQQVDHIDNFGEAYLALQSFEGEQPAAAE
- the dnaX gene encoding DNA polymerase III subunit gamma/tau, whose product is MCDNASTPSMAHLALYRKYRPKAFDEVVGQEHVTRPLGNSVDRGTFVHAYLFSGPRGCGKTSTARLLAQALNCEKGPTSRPCGECAFCQTIPAGRCVDVVEMDAASETGIDDIRESVIERAKFPPMETRFKVYIIDEVHDLSAKAFDALLKTIEEPPQHVVFVLATTEWSKVPPTIRSRCQQHEFRRGSVPNLVARLKTVAAAEGIEVEPGALATIARMADGGFRDSLSLLELVAGLADGKITHELVNSTLGLISEEAAADILVACSERDGARLLARLDEVLDSGKEPRTILESILYKVEELTRVAHGTPMPGVEPDRMALLQEQVARIGKDTLLRVWPVLAEAHAKMRTSGLPRVWLEVALLSLATAAETPVPKADARPAVVAQVAPTKAVTSAAMPPTSPEIVSSCAPQVAEEPPAPRPPEAEALDPVWSEVLSRISAKFPSAQKTLSGSRVVEVVGKKATVEVRSPLILARLSDPQHRTSRELTTMFREVVGEPGWSLEFRLPEEGAPPPAQVESVPRYLEGEELEKAVEQQLGGKRN